Part of the Phycisphaerae bacterium RAS1 genome, GTGGGCCGTGCCCACCCTACATGCAGCACGCAGCACGCAGCACTCCACTTTCTGACCCAGGGCCAGGGAATCTTCGACGACCGCCGGCAGGTCGCGAAGGTGCTCGGCTGGCCGATCGAAAAGCTCAGCGCCGAACTGGTCAGCAGCGGCGGGGCGTTCGGCGGAAAAGAGGACCTGTCGATTCAAGCGCAGACCGCGCTCTGTGCCGTGCTGGTCGATCGCCCGGTCAAGTGCGTGCTGACGCGCGAAGAGAGCATCCGCCTGCATCCGAAGCGCCACCCGGTGCGAATCTCGCTCAAGGTCGGCTGCGACGCGGATGGCCGCTTGACTGCGGTCCGAGCGCGGATTGTCGGCGACAAGGGCGCCTACGCCTCAGTGGGCGCGAAAGTGTTGGAGCGTTCGGCGGGCCATGCCATCGGGCCGTACAAGTGCGAGAACATCGACATCGAAGCCCTCGCGGTCTATACGAACAACCCGCCCAACGGCGCGATGCGCGGCTTCGGCGTGAACCAGACGGCGTTCGCCATCGAAGGCGCCCTCGACATGCTCGCCGAGCGCGTCGGCATCGACGGCTGGGAGATGCGCTGGCGCAACATTCTGCGACAAGGCGACCGCTTCTGCACCGGCCAGCGGCTCACGAAGCCATTCGGGCTGGAAAAAACGCTGCTCGCGGTGCGCGACGCCTACCGCGGGGCGAAATTTGCCGGCATCGCCTGCGGCATTAAGAACGTCGGCATCGGCAACGGCCTGCCGGAGATCGGCCGCGTGAGCCTGACGGTCGAGGACGACGGGCACGTCATGCTTCGCACGGGGCACACAGAGATGGGCCAGGGGTTGTTTACTGTCGCGATTCAGGCGGCGGTGGAGGAAACCGGTTTGCCGGCGGCCGTGTTCCGCGCCACGTGCGACACGTCCGATGCGCTCGATAGCGGCCAGACGACCGGCAGCCGTGGCACGGTGTTGACATGTCATGCGGTCATTGACGCCTGTCGGAAGTTCAGTAGCGAGTTCAGAGTAGCGAGTAGCGAGTTGAAGAGCGGTAGAGTGGGCACGGCCGGCCCGACAAACTCGCTACTCGCTACTCTGAACTCGCTACTGCCTCTCCGTGGCCGCAAGTATCTCGGTGAGTGGATCTGCTACCCCACCGACAAGTTCGGCGCCGACGTGCCCGACCCCAAGACGCACCTGACCTATGGCTTCGCCACGCAGGTTTGCATCCTGAACGACGACGGCTCGGTCAAAAAAATCGTCGCCGCGCACGATGTCGGCCGGGCGATCAACCCGACGCTGCTCGAAGGCCAGCTCGAAGGCTCGATTCACATGGGCCTCGGCTACGCCCTGACGGAAGAATTCATCCGCGAAGGCGGTCGGATCGTGACCGACGACATCAAGTCCTGCGGCGTGCTGCGGGCGCACCAGATGCCCGAGATCGAGCTGATCCTGATCGAGGAGCCGGACCCGGAGTGCCCCTTCGGCGCGCGCGGCATCGCCGAAATCGGCCTGGTGCCGACGGCGCCCGCCGTCGCCGGCGCGATCTACAAATTCGACGGCGTGCGGCGATTCACGCTGCCGATGAAGGACTCGCCGGCCGCGAAGGCGATGGGGCATCGCTACAGGTGACGCGTGTCCGCGACGACGTGTCCGACTGATTCCCGCCCAATCCGTGGGATCGACCAGCCCACGATCTGGTGCCTCGGCTGTTGATTCGATGACACGCCGGCCGGTCAGTCGCAATTTACGTCGACGCCTCTTGTAACTTGTCCCCGGTGGGTTCCGTTAGTACAATGGATATACACCGTGAGATCGGTGGAGGCCCCATGCTCAAGACGCTGACCAAGCACGGCAACAGCTACGCCCTGATCATCGATCGCGCCATCCTGGACTTGCTGAAGATCACGCCAGAGACGCCGCTGGAAGTCAGCACGGACGGCAAGACGCTGACGATCGCGCCCGCCGCCGACGCCCGCCGCCGCGAGCGGCTGGCCGCCGCCCTGGAGAAAACCAACCGGCGCTACGGACGGGCGTTGAAGAAGCTCGCGGAATAACCCGTGCCTGAGCCGAGCTTCCTCGAACTGGCTGAAGTGCTGTACATTCACGCCGATCAGATCGAGCGGTACGGCGGCATCGCATCCATCCGCGACGCCGGCCTGCTTGAGTCGGCGCTGGCGATGCCGCGGGCCGGTTTCGGCGGCGCGTGGCTTCATCATGATCTCTTCGAAATGGCCGCGGCGTATTTATTCCATATCGTGCAAAATCACCGTTTGTTGACGGCAATAAGCGCACCGGAACGACGGCCGCGCTGGTGTTCCTGGAGTTGAACGGTGTCTGGATCGACACTGACGAAGATGCCTTGGCCGAACTGGTGCTCGAAGTCGCCCAAGGCCGTGCCGACAAGGCGCGCATCGCGCAGTTTTTCCGCGCGCGCGTCGGCTGAGGCCAGACGTGGCGGATGCGGTTCCGCTCAAGATCATGAGTGACCTTCAATCAACTCTCGAAACCCTCCTCGCCGACGCCGACGCCGGCCGGCCCGCCGCCCTGTGCGTCATCCTCCGCACGCGCGGCTCCACGCCGCAGGCCCCGGGGGCGGCGATGCTCGTGCGGGCCGACATGTCCACCGTCGGCACGCTCGGCGGCGGGTGCGTCGAGGCCGAGGTCCGCAAACGGGCGTTCGAGCTGCTTCAGAAAAACAAATCGGCCACGCTCGATTTCAAGCTCGATCACGACTACGGCTGGGATGACGGGCTGATCTGCGGCGGGCGGATGATTGTGGGCGTGATGCCACTCTGTGGCACCGGTTTTCAACCGGTGCAGGCCCCGTACCACACCGATGACCCGTGCCACCCGACGAACCGTTGCCGGACGCTTCGCGACGCGGTCGCCGCCGCCCGCCGTCGCGAGCCAGCGAGTTTTCCGCTGCACGTCGAGGAGGACGGCCGCCTCGTCGAGTACCGCGTGCATCTTGAAGTCCCGCCGACGCTGCTCATTGCCGGTGCGGGGCACGTCGGACACGCCCTCGCGCGCCTGGCGCTCGAACTCGATTTCCACGTTGTCGTCATCGACGACCGCGCCGACATCCTCTCGCCGCAGCGCTTCCCCGACCCGATCGAGCGGCGCGTCAGCGACATTGCGGCGACGCTCGCGAGCTGGCCGCTGGACGCCGGCTCGTATGTCGTGATCGTGACGCGCGGCCATCAGCACGACCATCAGGCGCTCGACGCCGTCATCCGCCGCCCGGCCCGCTATCTCGGCCTGATCGGCAGCCGCCGCAAGTCGCTGATGATCCTGCGCGATCTGGAGCAGGCGGGCGTGCCCGCGGACCGCCTCGCCCGCGTGCACACGCCGATCGGCCTGGACATCGGGGCCGTCACCGTCTCCGAAATCGCCGTGAGCATCGCGGCGGAGCTGGTGAAAATGCGGCGCGAGGCGACGCCGAAACTGGTGGAGGGGCCGCTCTAGTTCTGCGTTGGCACGCCGGATGCGGTGCTCACGAGCGAGCCATCGCGAGGACGCTTCGGCATCGGGCTGAAATCAGCGGAAAAAAAGTTTGCAGTGGCTGGATTCTGGGGAATACTTCATTAATTGGCGGGGTGTCGCGGAGAGTGCTGGTAGGTCGTAGGCGGCGCGCTAGCGTCTCGCGCTTTTGTCGCGCGGCGCGGCTGCCGCCGGTTGACGGGGGCAGTGTCACTTCAGTCGGAGGCTGTCATGAGAAGGGCTGTTCCAATCATTGCCGCTGGTTTTGTGTTTATCTCGGCCGCGCTGCTGCGCGCGGATATCGTGCAATTCAAGATGGTGGACATCAACGCCACCGCCACGTCGGTCTCCCTGCCGGGCATCGGCCCTACCGGCCCCGTTTCGATCGTGCCGAACCCGGCGGGAACGGGCGGTCCGGTGGGATACCTCGATCAGGCCGCGGCCGCCGGGAAGCTCTATTGGCCGGTCCGCCTGAACGCGCCCGGCCTCGCCGGTATCGGCGTCACAGACCTCGACGCAACTCTGGTCGGCCGGCTTTTCGGCGACGCGCCGAACAACTTCATGG contains:
- the pucD_1 gene encoding putative xanthine dehydrogenase subunit D; amino-acid sequence: MSTVADAGAVSVSLTLNGRPVSAAVRPDESLLEMLRERFDLISPKNGCEPMGSCGCCVVLIDGKPRLSCTMKATAFAGKSIETLEGLPEDTRKQIADSFVAAGAVQCGFCIPGIAIRAHTMCSGGAAPPRDQIEHELRAHLCRCTGYKKIVDAVELLADVRNGGALPTDGCLGRVGERLNRYTGHEHALGDKRFIDDVKIDGMLFAAPRLSDHPRALVKRIDPAAALAIPGVVRVVTAADVPGDRYVGLITPDWPVFIAVGEETRYVGDVLAMVVASDMATARRAAAAIQIDYELRTPVTTTDEALRPDAPKIHPKGNLLSRAALKRGDSDIAFAAAAHVIEHTWQTQCIEHLFLEPEACIAIPKGTGNREQGTGNGEQDCRVGRAHPTCSTQHAALHFLTQGQGIFDDRRQVAKVLGWPIEKLSAELVSSGGAFGGKEDLSIQAQTALCAVLVDRPVKCVLTREESIRLHPKRHPVRISLKVGCDADGRLTAVRARIVGDKGAYASVGAKVLERSAGHAIGPYKCENIDIEALAVYTNNPPNGAMRGFGVNQTAFAIEGALDMLAERVGIDGWEMRWRNILRQGDRFCTGQRLTKPFGLEKTLLAVRDAYRGAKFAGIACGIKNVGIGNGLPEIGRVSLTVEDDGHVMLRTGHTEMGQGLFTVAIQAAVEETGLPAAVFRATCDTSDALDSGQTTGSRGTVLTCHAVIDACRKFSSEFRVASSELKSGRVGTAGPTNSLLATLNSLLPLRGRKYLGEWICYPTDKFGADVPDPKTHLTYGFATQVCILNDDGSVKKIVAAHDVGRAINPTLLEGQLEGSIHMGLGYALTEEFIREGGRIVTDDIKSCGVLRAHQMPEIELILIEEPDPECPFGARGIAEIGLVPTAPAVAGAIYKFDGVRRFTLPMKDSPAAKAMGHRYR
- the pucA gene encoding putative xanthine dehydrogenase subunit A: MADAVPLKIMSDLQSTLETLLADADAGRPAALCVILRTRGSTPQAPGAAMLVRADMSTVGTLGGGCVEAEVRKRAFELLQKNKSATLDFKLDHDYGWDDGLICGGRMIVGVMPLCGTGFQPVQAPYHTDDPCHPTNRCRTLRDAVAAARRREPASFPLHVEEDGRLVEYRVHLEVPPTLLIAGAGHVGHALARLALELDFHVVVIDDRADILSPQRFPDPIERRVSDIAATLASWPLDAGSYVVIVTRGHQHDHQALDAVIRRPARYLGLIGSRRKSLMILRDLEQAGVPADRLARVHTPIGLDIGAVTVSEIAVSIAAELVKMRREATPKLVEGPL